The stretch of DNA TATCTTCCATTTTTTTTTGTTAGAATAATTATAAATAATGTTAAAATCTTTTATTACTTTTATTAATAAAATATTAGATACAAAATTTTAGAGGTGTTTTTATGAATTATCACAATCCTACTCTTAGAGTATTAAATATATTAGAAGCTCTTGCTTCAAATTCTAATGGATTAACTTTAACTGAAATTGCAGAAGCTATAAACTCACCAAAAAGTACTATTTTTCCAATAATTCAAACAATGGTTGACAGAAAATTTATTTTTTTTAATAAAAATTCTTATACTTATACTATTGGTATTAATACCTTTTGTATTGGAGCTTCTTATACAAATAATATGAATGCTTTAACCTTTATAAAGTCGGAAATGGAATATATTGTAAAAAAGACAGATGAAATTTGTCAACTAGGAATTTTAGAAGGAGGGGATGTCTTATACATAGCAAAAGTTGACTCAAATAATCCTATCCGAATCTTATCTTCTGTTGGTAAAAAAATTCCTGCTTATTGTACTGCTTTAGGGAAATCTTTAATTTCAAACTTAAATTTAGATGAAATTAAATTATTGTATCCAAATGGTTTAAAGGCTTTTACCAAAAATACAGTTACAGATTTTGATATCCTTTATGATGAACTTGTTGAAATTAAAAGTACATCTATTGCTACTGAACATGGAGAAATTAATCCTGATTTAAATTGTGTTAGTGTCCCCTTAAAGAATGGTGATTTAATTGTTGCTTCTATAAGTATAACTGTTCCAACTTTTAGATTAAATGAAAAAAAATTGAATATTATAAAAGAAGCTTTAATAGATGCTAAATCAAAAATTGAACTTTTTTTTAAAGAAAACAATATCAATGATTCACAATTAATATTAGTATAAATAAAAAAT from Fusobacterium simiae encodes:
- a CDS encoding IclR family transcriptional regulator, yielding MNYHNPTLRVLNILEALASNSNGLTLTEIAEAINSPKSTIFPIIQTMVDRKFIFFNKNSYTYTIGINTFCIGASYTNNMNALTFIKSEMEYIVKKTDEICQLGILEGGDVLYIAKVDSNNPIRILSSVGKKIPAYCTALGKSLISNLNLDEIKLLYPNGLKAFTKNTVTDFDILYDELVEIKSTSIATEHGEINPDLNCVSVPLKNGDLIVASISITVPTFRLNEKKLNIIKEALIDAKSKIELFFKENNINDSQLILV